One window from the genome of Bacteroidota bacterium encodes:
- a CDS encoding glycosyltransferase family 4 protein, producing MKKNLKILFIPRWYPDRNDPLKGIFIRRHALSVALKHKVAVLFVNADPEMKNKIYDSEFSVEDGISTARVYYNNSAPSFIKFFRYLKSCRLGIKIIKEKFGTPDISHIHVLARTFFIAYYYKMFNNTPYIITEQWSGYLPEDGSYKGFLKKWLTKLAVRKADGVTVVSKSLRDAMITYKLNNVYHIIPNVVDINQFHPAPEKKLKEKFTLLTVADMDDRAKNISGTIRVIKKISFLRNDFEYHIIGDGADMKEMEKLAVENKLLNNFIFFHGAKKSSEVAEAMRNADAFILFSNYDNMPSVMTESLASGLPVIGSAIHGMMEHINNELGILVPPCDENALCDAIQAVLKKTKMFNADYLREYAMNNFSYNAVSEKFDNVYKEVIL from the coding sequence GTGAAAAAAAACCTTAAAATACTTTTCATTCCCAGGTGGTATCCTGACAGAAACGACCCGTTAAAAGGCATTTTCATCAGACGCCATGCCTTGTCAGTTGCATTGAAGCATAAAGTTGCTGTTCTTTTTGTTAACGCTGATCCTGAAATGAAAAATAAAATTTATGATTCTGAATTTTCTGTTGAAGATGGAATATCAACTGCAAGGGTATATTACAATAACTCAGCACCATCCTTCATCAAATTTTTCCGTTACTTAAAATCCTGCAGATTGGGAATAAAAATTATTAAAGAAAAATTCGGAACGCCCGATATTTCCCATATTCATGTTTTAGCAAGAACTTTTTTTATAGCGTATTATTATAAAATGTTTAACAACACTCCATATATCATTACCGAACAATGGTCAGGTTATTTACCTGAAGATGGTTCCTATAAAGGATTTTTGAAAAAGTGGCTTACCAAACTTGCTGTGCGAAAAGCAGATGGCGTTACTGTCGTAAGCAAAAGTTTGAGGGATGCAATGATTACATATAAATTAAATAACGTATATCACATTATTCCAAATGTTGTAGATATAAACCAATTTCATCCAGCGCCTGAAAAAAAGTTGAAAGAAAAATTTACACTGCTCACAGTTGCCGATATGGATGATAGAGCGAAAAATATATCCGGCACAATTAGAGTAATAAAAAAAATATCTTTTTTAAGAAATGATTTTGAATATCATATAATCGGAGATGGTGCAGACATGAAGGAGATGGAAAAGCTTGCTGTGGAAAATAAATTATTGAATAATTTTATTTTTTTTCATGGTGCAAAAAAATCTTCTGAAGTAGCTGAAGCAATGAGAAACGCAGATGCATTTATTTTGTTCAGCAATTATGATAATATGCCAAGCGTGATGACAGAATCACTGGCTAGCGGGCTGCCTGTAATTGGCTCTGCCATTCACGGCATGATGGAGCATATTAATAATGAGTTGGGAATATTGGTTCCTCCCTGTGATGAAAATGCACTCTGTGATGCTATTCAGGCAGTTTTGAAAAAAACAAAAATGTTCAATGCAGATTATTTGAGAGAATATGCAATGAATAATTTCAGTTATAATGCTGTTTCAGAAAAATTCGACAACGTATATAAAGAAGTGATTCTGTAA
- a CDS encoding polysaccharide biosynthesis C-terminal domain-containing protein has protein sequence MFKKIVSTIFARTLLAGLTFALAIVTSQYLGPEGKGDASLFMLNLTIVQLINNFVGGPYLVYLVPRNNIMHLLLPSYAWAFISSITAPLILVLLHLSDADSCRHLIMISLLYSVITINTMIMMGKEEVHKCNLTALLQSFTMIACFVFYLEIYGMKNLSAYINALYFSSSIALILSFVFIIKHLQKISFKNITVTFYETLKSGFVVQAGNIAQMFNYRLSFYLVDKFHEEGRKEVGIYSIAVSVAEALWLISQSVALILYSRISNSDDKQYSRKLTVILVKIVFLSTIVCTGILLCMPASLFAFVFGEGFGGIKAVLFPLSVGIIIFSAGIIFSAYFVGIGKPKVSVFASMIGFCITLALGFILIPRYGMMGAGITASASYTSGVVYQFIMFMKEAEEVHLRDFIFTRNDFNVVYLEMKNIFFSKQTQ, from the coding sequence ATGTTTAAAAAAATCGTATCAACAATTTTTGCGCGCACATTACTTGCAGGTTTGACATTTGCTCTCGCTATCGTTACTTCGCAGTATTTGGGGCCTGAGGGAAAAGGCGATGCAAGTTTATTTATGCTCAATCTTACGATTGTTCAACTGATAAATAATTTTGTTGGAGGACCCTATCTTGTTTACCTTGTCCCAAGAAATAACATCATGCATCTTCTTTTGCCATCCTATGCATGGGCGTTTATTTCTTCCATCACCGCGCCACTTATACTCGTTCTTCTGCATTTATCTGATGCAGATTCCTGCAGACATCTTATCATGATTTCATTATTATATTCTGTTATTACAATCAATACCATGATTATGATGGGAAAGGAAGAAGTGCACAAATGTAATCTCACTGCTTTGCTTCAATCATTTACAATGATCGCGTGTTTTGTTTTTTATCTTGAAATTTATGGCATGAAAAATTTATCAGCCTATATTAATGCCCTTTATTTTTCATCATCCATTGCTCTTATTTTGAGTTTTGTTTTTATTATTAAACATCTTCAGAAAATCTCATTCAAAAATATAACTGTAACTTTTTATGAAACATTGAAAAGTGGATTTGTCGTGCAGGCGGGAAACATTGCGCAAATGTTCAATTACCGCTTAAGTTTTTATCTGGTAGATAAATTTCATGAAGAGGGAAGAAAAGAAGTTGGAATTTATTCAATCGCTGTTTCTGTTGCAGAGGCATTATGGCTCATCAGCCAGAGTGTGGCTCTTATTTTGTATTCCAGAATTTCAAACTCAGATGACAAACAATATTCTCGAAAACTTACAGTGATTTTAGTAAAAATTGTATTTCTTAGCACGATCGTTTGCACCGGCATTTTGCTTTGTATGCCTGCATCCTTGTTTGCATTTGTTTTTGGAGAGGGTTTTGGCGGGATAAAAGCCGTTCTTTTTCCCCTCAGTGTAGGTATAATTATTTTTTCTGCAGGAATAATATTCAGCGCCTACTTTGTTGGCATAGGTAAACCAAAAGTAAGTGTTTTCGCTTCCATGATTGGGTTTTGCATAACATTGGCATTAGGATTTATTTTGATTCCACGGTATGGCATGATGGGGGCTGGAATTACAGCGAGCGCATCTTATACGAGCGGAGTAGTTTATCAGTTTATCATGTTTATGAAAGAAGCAGAAGAGGTGCACCTTCGTGATTTTATTTTTACACGAAATGATTTTAATGTTGTTTATCTGGAAATGAAAAATATTTTTTTTTCGAAACAAACTCAATAG
- the asnB gene encoding asparagine synthase (glutamine-hydrolyzing), translating into MCGITGIINLNESVRDIPLHIKTMTDTLRHRGPDGEGFLFHGDSKMVSAYGKETPANVIESALTYSPKISVENVPIENIRFAFGHRRLSVIDVSPAGHQPMCDAEKKIWIIYNGEIYNHIELRVELSDKGFSFRTNTDTEVILQSYLHWGENCVNHFNGMWAFVIFDSEKNILFCSRDRVGVKPFYYYKDENVFAFASEQKALLKLPFVHTAINRKAASAFLVGDIQYIERGEENMFKNIFELMPAHNFWINLKTGELAKWNYYNLKANTLCSSFGENKFSEYRDETERLLVDSVQLRLRSDVPVGSCLSGGIDSSAIVSIMGKLISTGHKVNLGDKLNVFTLKFEEKDIDESPWAKYVVDQTNAEWNLVRPTAVDLLKDFHDMNYAQDTPVCSTGTYGQFQLMRRAKEKNIKVILDGQGGDELFGGYLSHSMVFWKELLRNGQIKKLFSETSADGKAMFNFKQMSKNFFRKQFISLTPPSLQESFYKSYFSQNGFLNKSVIREYVNTSTGLAEMDVNTSTSLNEALLKDFTNTRLKMYLKYEDRSSMWHSIEARTPFADDHKLVEYIFSIPGTYKIHNGVNKHLLREAMRNYLPKEIKERKDKLGFVTPIDKWMKQIQNECLDFFDDSVKDFIDVQKLKNNPRKFFSISNHTDGVRVFRMISFAVWKKLFNL; encoded by the coding sequence ATGTGTGGCATTACTGGCATAATCAATCTTAACGAAAGCGTTCGGGATATCCCTCTTCATATTAAAACGATGACGGATACGCTACGACACCGAGGTCCTGACGGAGAAGGTTTTTTATTTCACGGAGATTCTAAAATGGTTTCAGCATATGGAAAGGAAACACCTGCAAACGTTATTGAATCTGCCCTTACTTATTCTCCGAAAATTTCTGTTGAGAATGTTCCTATAGAAAATATTCGTTTTGCTTTTGGTCACAGAAGGTTATCTGTTATTGATGTTTCTCCTGCAGGACATCAGCCGATGTGTGATGCTGAAAAAAAAATCTGGATTATTTACAACGGTGAAATTTACAACCATATAGAACTTCGCGTAGAGTTGTCTGATAAAGGATTCTCTTTCCGGACAAATACAGACACGGAAGTTATTTTACAATCCTATTTGCATTGGGGAGAAAATTGTGTGAATCATTTCAACGGAATGTGGGCGTTTGTGATTTTTGACAGCGAAAAAAATATTTTATTCTGTTCGCGCGACAGGGTGGGAGTGAAGCCTTTCTATTATTACAAGGACGAGAATGTTTTTGCTTTTGCATCTGAGCAAAAAGCACTGCTAAAGCTTCCGTTTGTTCATACAGCGATAAATCGCAAAGCGGCATCCGCATTTCTTGTCGGAGACATACAATATATCGAAAGAGGAGAAGAGAATATGTTCAAAAATATTTTTGAGCTGATGCCAGCGCACAACTTCTGGATAAATTTGAAAACAGGGGAATTGGCAAAATGGAATTATTATAACCTTAAAGCAAACACGCTTTGTTCATCATTTGGTGAAAATAAATTCTCAGAATACCGTGATGAAACGGAGAGACTTCTTGTCGATTCTGTACAACTCAGATTGCGTTCTGATGTTCCTGTGGGTTCATGCCTTAGCGGTGGCATTGACAGTTCGGCCATCGTAAGCATCATGGGAAAATTAATCAGCACAGGACATAAAGTAAATCTTGGAGACAAGCTGAATGTATTTACACTGAAGTTTGAAGAAAAAGATATTGATGAAAGTCCATGGGCAAAATATGTGGTTGACCAAACAAATGCAGAATGGAATTTAGTCCGCCCCACTGCAGTTGATTTGCTAAAAGATTTCCACGACATGAATTATGCACAGGACACTCCTGTTTGTTCGACAGGAACTTACGGACAATTTCAGCTAATGCGCAGAGCAAAGGAAAAAAACATAAAAGTTATTCTTGATGGACAAGGAGGCGATGAATTATTCGGAGGGTATCTGTCACATTCTATGGTATTCTGGAAAGAACTTTTACGCAATGGGCAGATTAAAAAACTTTTTTCCGAAACATCTGCAGATGGAAAAGCAATGTTCAATTTTAAGCAAATGAGTAAAAACTTTTTCAGAAAACAATTTATATCATTAACGCCCCCTTCTTTGCAGGAGTCATTTTATAAATCTTATTTCAGTCAAAATGGTTTTTTAAATAAAAGTGTTATACGTGAGTATGTCAATACAAGCACTGGGCTGGCAGAGATGGATGTAAACACATCCACTTCGCTTAACGAAGCGCTTTTGAAAGATTTTACAAATACACGCCTGAAAATGTATCTCAAATACGAAGATCGTTCATCCATGTGGCATTCCATTGAGGCGCGAACTCCTTTTGCCGATGACCATAAGCTTGTGGAATATATTTTCAGCATTCCAGGGACATATAAAATTCATAATGGAGTAAATAAACATTTACTTCGCGAAGCAATGAGAAATTACCTTCCGAAAGAAATCAAGGAAAGAAAAGACAAACTTGGCTTTGTTACCCCGATAGATAAATGGATGAAGCAGATTCAGAATGAATGCCTCGACTTTTTTGACGATTCAGTGAAAGATTTTATTGATGTACAAAAACTAAAAAACAATCCCCGTAAGTTTTTCAGCATTTCAAATCATACAGATGGCGTGCGTGTATTCAGAATGATAAGTTTTGCCGTATGGAAAAAATTATTTAATCTGTAA
- a CDS encoding glycosyltransferase: protein MKVSIITVCYNAETTIESAIQSVLQQSYSDIEYIIVDGNSTDKTISIIEKYKNRISKLIVEKDSGMYFAINKGIKSASGDVVGILNADDFYVNEKIISLIVKEFQLKQTDCVYGDLQYVAKDNSQTIFRYWKSQPYNPKLFLKGWMPPHPTFFVRRNCYEKFGLFNTSFSIAADYELMLRFLYKNKISSSYIPEVLVKMRTGGKSNVTLISRIKANREDKAAWKINGLKPAPFTFIAKPLSKLRQFFPHP from the coding sequence ATGAAAGTTTCCATTATCACTGTTTGTTATAATGCAGAAACAACGATTGAGTCTGCCATTCAATCCGTGCTTCAACAGAGTTATAGCGATATTGAATATATTATTGTTGATGGAAATTCCACCGACAAAACAATTTCAATAATTGAAAAATATAAGAATAGAATTTCAAAGCTCATTGTTGAAAAAGACAGTGGAATGTATTTCGCTATTAATAAAGGAATAAAATCTGCTTCGGGAGATGTTGTTGGCATTTTGAATGCAGATGATTTTTATGTGAATGAAAAAATAATTTCTCTGATTGTGAAAGAGTTTCAGTTAAAACAAACCGACTGCGTTTATGGAGATTTGCAATATGTGGCAAAAGATAATTCGCAAACAATTTTCAGATACTGGAAATCACAGCCATATAATCCAAAACTTTTTCTCAAAGGGTGGATGCCCCCGCACCCAACATTTTTCGTAAGGAGAAACTGCTATGAAAAATTCGGATTGTTCAATACTTCCTTTTCTATTGCTGCTGATTATGAACTCATGCTCCGGTTCCTGTATAAGAACAAAATCTCATCTTCCTATATTCCGGAAGTGCTGGTGAAAATGAGAACAGGCGGAAAGAGTAACGTTACCCTGATAAGCCGAATAAAAGCGAATCGTGAAGATAAAGCAGCATGGAAAATAAACGGATTAAAGCCGGCACCGTTCACTTTTAT